A genomic window from Henningerozyma blattae CBS 6284 chromosome 3, complete genome includes:
- the TBLA0C02660 gene encoding cyclin family protein (similar to Saccharomyces cerevisiae CLB1 (YGR108W) and CLB2 (YPR119W); ancestral locus Anc_3.452), translated as MSGTRFYENENHNASDKNQTNANTHRMALNDITKTTVQQNRKTFYEFCKEDQNLLFVKPTLSFKQTNSNPDIEWNPNNLNSESERKKHPYFQYLNRLATNKQLNRKPSLVKSISNKDLESSIDNEQLNKENNICILRSHKARDRNSETLTNRKRSNRSLAIISTNSSDNLNINLKYLQKSKPSINISGILKETIKDEAEKVDDKVNKDDDIGWTDLDKDDFDDPLMVSEDVKDIFKYLFEIESTTLPIKERILCNVNIRNNRDMLINWMVKIHYKFMLLSETLYLAINIMDRFLSEQIIPIDKLQLVGTSALFIASKYEEVYSPSIKSFVIETDGACTISEIKDSEKFILKILGFKLNYPNPMNFLRRISKADDYHVQTRAIAKFLLEITIIDFNLFDKAPSICAAASMFLARKLYKRGPWDNNLIHYSGGYTKEQLKPIVQLIINYINGPIIHPELIKKYGSKRFDGASLITINWIREATKVGCDIIELYEMS; from the coding sequence ATGTCAGGAACTAGGTTctatgaaaatgaaaatcaTAATGCAAGTGATAAAAATCAGACTAATGCTAATACCCATAGAATGGCCTTAAATGATATAACCAAGACCACAGTTCAACAAAATAGAAAGACTTTCTATGAGTTTTGTAAAGAAGATCAAAATTTACTATTTGTTAAACCAACATTATCCTTTAAACaaacaaattcaaatccTGATATTGAATGGaatccaaataatttaaactCAGAATCAGAAAGGAAGAAACATCCTTATTTCCAATATCTGAATAGATTGGCTACCaataaacaattgaatAGAAAACCAAGTTTAGTAAAAAGTATAAGTAATAAGGATTTAGAGTCTTCTATTGATAATGAACagttaaataaagaaaataatatttgtatcTTACGATCCCACAAAGCCAGAGATCGCAATTCAGAAACATTGACAAATAGAAAACGATCTAATAGATCATTGGCCATCATATCTACTAATTCATCggataatttaaatatcaatttaaagtatttacaaaaatcaAAGCCATCAATTAATATATCTGGAATTCTAAAGGAAACAATTAAAGATGAGGCTGAAAAAGTTGATGATAAAGTGaataaagatgatgatatagGTTGGACAGATTTGGATAAAGATGATTTTGATGATCCATTGATGGTTAGTGAAGAtgttaaagatattttcaaatatttatttgaaattgaatcCACGACACTACcaattaaagaaagaatCCTTTGCAACGtcaatattagaaataatagagatatgttaataaattggatggtaaaaattcattataaatttatgttATTGTCAGAGACGTTATATCTGGCAATAAACATAATGGATAGATTTTTATCAGAACAAATCATTCctattgataaattacaattagTGGGAACATCGGCATTATTTATTGCATCCAAATATGAAGAGGTTTATTCACCAAGTATAAAATCCTTTGTCATTGAAACTGATGGGGCATGTACAATTTCTGAAATAAAAGACtcagaaaaatttattttaaaaatccTTGGGttcaaattaaattatccaaatccaatgaattttttaagaaGAATATCTAAAGCTGATGATTATCATGTTCAAACAAGAGCCATTGctaaatttcttttagaaattacaataatcgattttaatttgttcGATAAAGCACCATCTATATGTGCGGCAGCTTCCATGTTTTTAGCTAGAAAGTTATATAAACGGGGTCCTTGGGACAATAACTTAATACATTATTCTGGTGGTTATACTAAAGAACAATTAAAGCCAATTgttcaattaattattaactaTATTAATGGTCCGATCATTCATCCGGAATTAATCAAGAAATATGGATCTAAGAGGTTTGATGGAGCTTCGTTGATTACAATCAATTGGATTAGAGAAGCAACAAAGGTTGGTTGCGATATAATTGAGCTTTATGAGATGTcatga
- the TBLA0C02670 gene encoding uncharacterized protein (similar to Saccharomyces cerevisiae CLB6 (YGR109C) and CLB5 (YPR120C); ancestral locus Anc_3.453), producing the protein MSEIIITQQQNTLDSTDDDRIFKLQAPITIAITTASSENYSDCDSTSTTPTPLDLKKDSVSIDDLIINTDKKQSKVYLTPESIKNCNSKLKSVEPVNFSTNKKRSFEECANDSDEVCIKKSKSLKENWDDLDLKESLDIKMVVEYSNDIFNYLYQREVETIPTLNYLTAIDSEYYIKPAMRAVLVDWLIEVHEKFNLTTETLLLAINIMDRFLSTNKVTMSKLQLLAVTSLFMAAKFEEVKLPKLADYSYITDGAATQDEIKIAEMYMLSSLNFQISSSNPLNFLNRILKTDKYNSKLAHMGTFILEHSICCHKFVDIKPSTLAALSMFLAKHIFYSTSNQSSNIKASVVSKEDTKRIWNETVKHYSGDIDILNDTKFQELSKELIEEIAFPTTDLSSLVIKYKQSSREAVFFDVLYWCRDRSADEFKGLFD; encoded by the coding sequence ATGagtgaaattattatcaccCAACAACAAAATACTTTGGACTCTACTGATGATGATAGAATATTCAAACTACAGGCCCCAATAACTATTGCAATTACAACAGCTTCTTCAGAAAATTATTCGGATTGTGATTCTACTAGTACTACCCCTACTCCATTAGATCTGAAAAAAGATTCGGTTTCAATTGATGATCTTATCATTAATACCGATAAAAAACAATCAAAAGTTTATTTGACTCCAGAAAGCATAAAGAATTGTAATAGTAAGTTGAAATCTGTCGAGCCGGTGAATTTTTCTACAAATAAGAAAAGATCTTTTGAAGAATGTGCCAATGACAGCGACGAAGTATGCATTAAAAAGTCCAAAAGtcttaaagaaaattggGATGATCTGgatttaaaagaatctCTTGACATTAAAATGGTAGTtgaatattcaaatgatattttcaattatttatatcaaaGAGAAGTAGAAACCATCCCTACTTTAAACTATTTAACAGCCATTGATTCAGAATATTACATCAAACCTGCCATGAGAGCCGTTCTTGTTGATTGGTTAATTGAAGTtcatgaaaaatttaatttaactACAGAAACATTATTACTAGCCATCAATATAATGGATAGATTTCTATCCACAAATAAAGTCACCATGtcaaaattacaattattagCCGTGACATCTCTTTTCATGGCAGctaaatttgaagaagttaaattaccaaaattGGCTGATTACTCGTATATTACTGATGGTGCTGCCACTcaagatgaaattaaaatagcTGAAATGTATATGCTTTCTTCTTTGAACTTCCAAATTAGTTCTAGTAATCCattaaatttcttgaatagaattttgaaaaccgataaatataattcaaaattagcTCACATGGGGacttttattttagaaCATTCCATTTGCTGTCATAAATTTGTCGATATTAAACCTTCGACGCTTGCTGCTTTATCAATGTTTTTGGCAAAGCATATTTTTTACTCTACATCAAATCAATCATCGAATATCAAAGCTTCTGTTGTATCTAAAGAGGATACAAAAAGAATTTGGAATGAAACTGTTAAACATTATAGTGgtgatattgatattttaaacgATACAAAGTTTCAAGAATTAAGTAAGGAACTGATTGAAGAAATTGCTTTTCCAACTACTGATTTATCTTCGTTAGTTATCAAATACAAACAATCCTCTCGTGAAGCAGTATTTTTCGATGTTCTTTATTGGTGTAGAGATAGATCTGCCGATGAATTTAAAGGTTTATTCgattga